CTGGGGAGTGCGGCGGGTTTTGCGATTGTGGGAAAGAAAGGATGGAGTCCACGAGGTAAATTTGACCCAGAGCAGCGCAATCACTGTGGCTTTATCGACTCGCGGAGCTTTGATGTCATTGTTCGTACAGACAGGCTGGTTATTGTTAACAGCACGCCGATAGACGCCGATCCCGAAACCTTTCAGATTGTTCGCTGGATCCCTGACTCACTGCTTGTTTACCGCGATAAGAACGGCGTTAAGCGCTATACCTTCGGCTGGCCGGATGAAGGGCCGTTTGCCAAGGAGTACTGCCGCTATACCTTTAACCTGCTGGAAGACCGAGTTACGTGGCGAAGCCGCGGTTCACAGAATGGCTATCCTGTTGTAGAACAAGAACCGTGTCAGACGGAAACGATCCCAGATCTCGATCCTGAGCTGTTTCATCCCATTAGCGACACCGTTGCGCAGTATAAGGATCGTCTATACGTGGTGAATACCACGGAGTTTGGTGAAAGACGGCTCGACGTGATTACGCTGGACGATCCTAACCTGATTGTTGATAAGCGCTTTAACGCAGGAAAAAACCACGGTTATCTATTGACTGAGTGGCGCAGGGGCAGCGCTCAAACGGGATTTGAGATGTTTGAATCATCCGGGCCACTGGTTATGTTAAATGATGGGGGTAACAAACGCCTATTCGAAGGCGGCTGGTATGCCCGTGATGATCGCTACGTTTATATCTTTAACGGCTTTCAGCTTTATCGGTATGAAACTGCCGACCCTGCTGCGGCTCGGGTGTTTGAGGCAGATAGTTACTGCGGTTCAGAAAAGTGCGCCTATCTGGCAACTGTCGAAGGCGTTTATAACAATAGCGGTGTACTCATACCGCTTGGGCAGTAGGGCGAAATATGACCATGGCATTTACTTCGAACCTGCTTCTGGCGAGCGCGCTGCTTCTGTTTGGCTTTCCTGCACAGGCGGAGATTTATTATAAATATTCCCGCCAGGAAGGAGGGAATGCTGCGGTTTACCGAGAAACAACCGACTATATAACTACTGAGGGGCACCACGGAAGAAGAGATAAAGTCATCGCGATACTGCCTGAAATAGACTGGAATAAAGACTTCGATAAGCTAAGAAGCGTTGACCTTTCTATGCTTCAAGAAAAATGGCTTAGGCAAGATCGGGACGACTTCTCCAATGAAGATGACGAATGCTATGGCTACATTACCAACGGCAGTCACATTATTCGCGCGGGAAAGATCGTCAGAAACTCTTTTGATGCACCCATTGTTGACGTCGCCAGCTTTCGAGCCTTCGGGCGCTTTGCCGCCGATAAAGACAGCCTCTACTTTGACGGCGTGCGCACGGACGACAACACTGGTGAAAAGCGCGTCAATATGGCAGCGCTAAAGGCTGTGGCAAATAATACAACCATGCTGACTGACGGTCACAGCCTCTATGTGAAGGGGCGCTGGCAGGGCAGTGCGAGTCGTTTTACTGCGTTGGCACAAAAGCCGTGGCGTAAGAGCGGGTCTCTCGACGATAGTGTCTGGAAGTGGAAAAGCAAGTGCCCTCAGTCTCCGCAGGGGGCTTTTGACGTGATTGCCCGCACCGATTCGGGGCTACTGATTAACGGTGAGCCGATTGATGCCGATCCGGACTCTTTCAAGATCGTCCGCTGGATGCCCAATGCGCTTTTAGTCTACCGCGACAAAAATGGCATCAGGCGCTATGTGTTCGGCAAAGGTAAAATGAACGAGACTCTCGTTGAGCAACAGCCCATTGACTGCAGCAGAGCGTTTGAGCTGCGGGCTGATAAAGTGACTTGGCAGAAGCAGCGGGCGACCAAAAGGGGAGGCGACTGCGTTGTTGAAACACTGTCAGGCGTCGACCCTGAACTGTTTCGCCTAGTGACCGAGCGGGTTGCGCAATATCAGGATCGACTGTACGTGGCTACGGAGACAAAATTTGGTGAAAAACAGCTGGAGGTGATTACGCTGGATAAGCCCGATTTGGTTATCAATAAGCACCTTAATGCGGGAAATCGCTATGGCTATCTTGTTCGAGACTTCTACGGTTTAGATAAGAGGAAGATGGTTTTTGTCTTCGCCACGTCAGGACCTATGGTGGTATTGACGAACAACTCATACCCTAACGGCGTTTTTGCCCATGACGAGCGCTACGTTTATATTTTCGACGACTACGGTCAACTGCATCGCCATGAAACTGCTAACCCGGAAAGTGTATGGATCCGTGGGGGAAGACTAGCCACTGCCGAGGGATTCTATAGCTCTAGCAATGGGGCGTTTTCCCCTCATGCAAAGAACGCTGACGATGTACCTTAAACGCGTAGAAGAGGAAGAAGATGAGGTTATTCATCATCGCCGCGGTATTCTAGTGGCTGCGTTAACAGCGGCAAAATAGAACAGCAAAGGATGGATGTGAAGATAAGTCACCAGCAACAGGGCATTGAGGTACTGCGTCAGGAAATTAGAGCGGCAAAAGATGAATCCGAGCGTGTGAACTATAGATTAGATACAGATTGGAGTCTTAAGAATAAGAACATATGCCTTTGATTGGGCACTTTCTGACAGTATTCTCTGCACTTTGGGAATAGTATTTTCACCCCAAAGTGCAGCACTATCGCCTCTACTGAGCCTGATACCTTTCAAACTCCGTTTTTACGCTTCCTTCCGCGCTATAGGATACGCCGATGGTCATTTCATCCAGATCGGAGACCATTGAATAGGGCTTGCCGTTTAGCGCTTCTTTCATCGCCTGGTAAAACGGCTGATAGAAGTCCTGCGTTTGACCCTGTGGGTCGTACTTCAGGCTGACGTAAAAGACGGGATACTCGTCGGCATTGCACAGCTGTGCTGATGTAACGGTAATCGCGAACCGATCAAAGACCGCCAGAGCGGGGTTTTGCCAGCCGGGTATTTGAACGCTGTGGCAGCCGCTGGTGAGTTCGGTAAACAGGCGGGTTTTGTCCAGCGTCGGCGCAGCCTGTGTGCTAGCCGAGGCGATAAACAGCAGGGCGGCCAGGGGTAATTTCTTCATAAGGTTCATCCTTGATGCTTTAAAGAGAGACTAAAGAATGTCCAAGACGTTCTCAGGCGGGCGGCCTAAACGAGCCTTATTGCCGACAATAACGATCGGGCGCTCAATCAGTTTAGGGTGCTGAATCATGGCATCAATCAGCGCCTGCTCGGATGCGTCGGCCAGCTTCATCTCCTTATACAAATCCTCTTTGGTCCGGATTAGCTGCTGGGCGGAGCTAAAGCCCAGCTTGACCAGAAGATCCTGTAGCGTTGCGGCGTCCGGCGGTGTGTCCATATACAGATTCACGTCGGGAGTGATGCCTCGTTCTTCCAGCAGCGCCAGCGTGGTTCGGCTGGTGCCACAGCGCGGGTTATGATAAATCGTCACGTTTTTAGCGTTTGAGCTATTAGACATTGAGTTTTCCTTTCTTGTTCTTACTGCCTTGAATACTGTTTAAAGCGCTGCTGCATCTGGCGAAGCTGATCGATACGGGCGTCATAGCGAGCCTGTTTCAGGCTGCCGGTTGAGACGCTGGCGCTGGCCGTGCTGAGCATTTCAATTGCCTGATCCAGACGGCCGATCAGCGCCATACTTTCGGCTCGGGCTGCCAGTTCTTCATCGCGCAGCCCTTGCCCGGCACAGGCCTTAGCCAGAAGCTCCCAGCCGTTAGGGTCATCAGAGTGAGAATAGGTGTAGCGATAAAGCAGGGTAGCGGCCTTAGCCGGTTGCCCGGAAGCTATGTAGGCATTGCCCAGATTCACCTGCAGCACTGAGTTATTGGGCTGGCTTTTTATCGCCTGTTCAAGGCGGCTTACCGCAGCCGGAGCTCGGTTTTGCTCCAGATCGATATCCGTTGCCAGATCGAGGAACCAAGGGTTGTTGGGCTGTGCGCTCAGCAGGGATTGAATCGTTGTGCGCGCTGCGTCGTAACGCTGGGACTTGTAGTCCATTACGGCCTGACCGTAACGCCCGGCCAGCTGTTCGCGGGCGTTGCCTTTTTTGTAGTCGTCTAGCAAGTACTGATTCAGGCCGTCCGCGCCGCCGTACATCCCCATAACGCGCATTTTGGCAAATAGATAGTCCTGAGAGGATGGAACGCTTTTTTGACCCATTTGAGACGCGCGGCTACGGGTATCGGACATTCGACTATCGGGCATGGGGTGGGTCAGCAGCATTTCCGGCGGCCTGCTGGCGTAGCGATATTTGTCTGCCAGTTTCTGCATAAAGTCCGGCATGCCCATTGGGTCGAACCCCGCGCGCTGCAGCACGCGAATGCCGATGCGGTCAGCTTCCTGCTCGTTGGACTGGGTAAAGCTGATCATGCCCTGCTGTGTTCCGGCAATGGTGGTGCTCAACGCCGCCATACCCGCCTGCGGATTAGCCATTGTCAGCAGAATCGAGCCCAGTGCGCCGACCCAGGTTAGCGGGGCGTTACGCTGCTGCTCTTCCATTGCTCTGGCCAAATGGCGCTGAGTGACGTGAGAGATTTCGTGCGCCATAACCGAGGCCAGCTGGCTCTCATTGTCGGTTTCTTTAAACAGCGATGAGTGCAGCACGACGTTACCGCCAAAGAAGGCGAATGCGTTGATTTCGTTATTTTGAATCAGGTAGAAGTGAAAAGGCGTGCGTACTGAATCGGCTTTAGACACCAGCTTCATGCCCAGACCGTTGACGTAGTTTGTCAGCAGCGGATCGTAAATCAGCGGCGCTCCGGCTCTTAGCTGACGAAGATAAAAGTCACCCATTTGCAGCTCTTGGTTGATGCTGAGGGTGCCTCCCGCTGTGGTGCCGATATCGGGAAGATCGGTAGGCGCGTTCGCCGCGCTGGCCGCCATTGAGCCGCACAGGAGGGCGCTGCCTAACAGCGTCGCGAAGAGGGACTTACGAAAGCTCGTGGACATAGCGCTATTCATTCCTGAAATTGTTCATATCATTCACGTTGTGCGGCGTGGCCTGACGGCGTTCTGCCATTCGATATCACACCATGATGCCGTTGAAAGCCTAAACCGACAAGGTTTTAAATATTGTCGGTGTGGTCAAAATTTATTGCTATTATAGCTTACTGTTTTATAAAACGGCCGCTTGTATTGGATAGACAACAAGAGCGGTGCTTTGTCCCATAAATTTTGCTTTTTCACTGCCCAAATAGAGCGGTCGGGAAAGCATTTGTTTTTCCAGGCCGGCGGTGAATGCGTTGCTGACGGGCTTAACCGGAGGTTGTCTATGTTGGATATGCTGTTGCGCTGGTATCGTCGGCGCTTCTCCGATCCTCAGGCCGTTGCGCTGTTAATTATACTGGTGGTCGGGTTTGGCATTATCTATTTTTTCAGTGACATTCTGGCGCCGCTGCTGATTGCGATTGTGCTGGCCTACCTGCTTGAGTGGCCCACCACTAAGCTGCAAAAGATGGGTGTCTCCCGGGGGCTGGCGGCAGGAGGGGTGATCGTAATGTTTGGCAGCATTATGTTTGCCACCATCATGTTCGTGGTGCCCACCGCCTGGCAGCAGGGGGTGAACCTGCTGACGGATTTGCCCAATATGCTTAACCGCCTCCATGACTTTGCTGCCACGCTGCCTGCGCGCTATCCCGCTTTGGTTGATGCGGGCATTATCGATTTGGTTGCAGAGAACCTGCGCTCAAAGCTGAGCGGCGTAGCAGACTCGGTTGTTAAGTACTCGATGGCGTCCCTGATGGGGGTGCTAACTCTGGCTATTTATCTGATTCTGGTTCCCCTGATGGTGTTTTTCCTGATTAAGGACAAGAAGCAGATGATTTACGCCGTTCGCCGCATTCTGCCAAGAAACCGCGGGCTGGCCGGCAAGGTCTGGCTGGAGATGAACCAGCAGATCACTAACTACATTCGCGGCAAAGTGGTGGAAATCGTTATCGTAACGGTGGCGACTTACCTCGTCTTCTGGGTGATGGGGATGCGCTATTCCCTTCTGTTGGCTGTGCTGGTTGGCGTTGCGGTACTGGTGCCCTATATCGGCGCGGTGCTGGCGACGGTGCCTGTCCTGTTTGTTGCGCTGTTTCAGTGGGGGATTGGCCCGATTTCTGGACCATGTTTATTGCCTATCTGGTGGTGCAGGGGCTAGACAGTAACCTGCTGGTGCCGCTGCTGTTTTCTGAAGCGGTAAACCTACACCCTTTGGTGATTATACTGTCGGTGATTATCTTCGGCGGCCTGTGGGGCTTCTGGGGCGTTTTCTTCGCCATTCCGCTGGCGACGCTGGTGAAAGCGGTGATCCACGTCTGGCCGGATGATTTGATTGCGGAAAATCTGGAGTAGGTCAGTCGGCGAAAGAGAAAAAAGAAGCGAACAAAAAGAAGAGCAAAGAGAAGAGAGCTAGGCACCTACAGTGCGGCGCAAAGAAAAAGGCGGTCGCTTCCCCTGACGGAGCGGCCGCCCTGTGTTTAGCCAGATTAACCTTTGCCGTTCAGATAGTTCAGAACAACATCCTGATGGTTGCTGGTTTTAAAGTCGTCAAACACTTTTTCGATTTTGCCGTCGGTGCCGACCAAAAAGCTGATGCGGTGAATACCGTCATAGGTCTTACCCATGAAGCTTTTTTCACCCCAAACGCCGAACAGTTCGCACACTTTATGCTCCTCGTCCGACAGCAGGGTAAAGTTCAGCAGGTCGCGCTCAACAAAGCGTGACAGCTTCTCGGGCTTATCGGTACTGATGCCCAGCACGTCAACGCCCAGTTTTTTAAACTCATCCATATTGTCCCTCAGCCCGCACGCCTGTACGGTACAGCCGGGCGTCATGGCCTTAGGATAAAAGTAGATAAGCACTCTTTGCCCTTGAAAATCGCTAAGACTGATATCTTCACCATCTTGATCCGGGAGTGTAAATTCAGGGGCGATATCACCGGCTTTTAATGGATTTATCACGAGTTTCCATCCTTTTGTTCATGCTGTGGGTTGATGACGATATTAATACTGCCCTGCGCGTTAAGCTCTGCGCAGAGACGGTTAAAGTTCTGTTCAAGGACGTCGTGGTGGCCGGTTAAGGCGCTGTGCAACGTCATTTCAATGCCCAGCATGGGGGTATTGGTTTCCTCACTCATGCTGGTGCGGGATATCAGTTCCGCAATATTGGTCTGCGCCGAATCGAACAGGTTCGTGAATCGCTCGATAATATGGGGCGAATCCTTGACCTCTACTTTTACCCACATTGTGACCGGCATGGGAGGGCGAAGATGCTGGGTTGTGCGTTTCATCACAATCAACAGATCCAGCTCGACGCCTTTTTGTACAAGCGTCGATTCCAACAGGCTCATCGCGTTCCAACTGCCTGACAGCAGCATGATAAAAGTAAACTCTTCCCCTAGCAGAGCCAGGCGACTGTCTTCAATATTGCATCCACAGCTGCTGACGTGCCGTGTAATGGTATTCACAATACCCGGTCGATCGGTACCTAGTGCGGTAATGACAAGGTAGTGTTCAGATTGCTGTGGCACGTTAAATTTCCAGCTCAAAATAGAGAGTACTATATGGTAAACATAAAAAAATCACCCAGACAAGCCGTTAGAGTGATGTTGTTACTTGCTTTTCGCTATGAGTCAAAAGTACCATGCTTACTATGTTCATAAAGGGGAATCGCTTATGTTTACGGGAGTATGGTTGCGCTGGTAACACCGATGGATTCAACGGGATCTGTTGACCGTGCCAGTTTGAAAAGTTGGTTGATTATCATGTGGCTAGCGGCACTGCCGCCATCGTCTCCGTAGGTACCACTGGGGAGTCCGCCACGCTGAACCACGGTGAGCACGTAGACGTTGTTAAAATGACGCTGGATCTGGCGGATGGCCGTATTCCCGTTATCGCAGGCACGGGTGCTAATGCGACGGCTGAGGCTATTCTGCTGACAGAGCATTTCAACAATACCGGCGTTGTCGGCTGCCTGTCTGTTACCCCTTACTACAACAAGCCGACGCAGGAAGGCCTGTTCCAACACTTTAAAGCCATTGCTGAACATACCGATTTGCCACAAATCCTCTATAATGTGCCGGGGCGTACGGGCTGCGATATGCTGCCTGAAACCGTTGCCCGCCTAGCGGAAGTCCCCAATATCGTGGCGCTGAAGGATGCAACCGGTAACTTAAGCCGCGTGTCTCAAACGCAGGCGCTGGTCGGCAATGAGTTCAAGCTTCTCAGCGGCGATGACGCGACCTCTTTGGACTTCATGCATTTGGGCGGCCACGGTGTGATTTCAGTGACTGCCAACGTGGCAGCGCGCGAAATGGCGCAGCTGTGTAAATTGGCAGCAGAAGGGAACTTTACTGAGGCGCGCGGTCTTAATCAGCGACTAATGCCTTTACACGTGAAGCTGTTTGTTGAAGCTAACCGATCCCGGTCAAGTGGGCCTGCTACCGTCTGGGCCTGATTGCTGAAAATACGCTGCGCCTTCCGATGACGCCGCTGACTCAGCAGGCGCATCCGGTTGTCGAGCAGGCTTTGACGTCTGCAGGTTTGCTCTAAACTTTAGGAAGATTTGATGGTTCATTCATTACAGAAAGCTGCTGGTGTTTCTCTCGTTATGCTACTGGCTGCGTGCTCTAACGATCAGTCGTACAAGCATCAGATTAACGGCAACGAAGACTACTTGAAGGCACCTGAGCTGCGGGAGCTGCGAGCACCGGCAGGCATGGTTCTGCCGATGTCAAACGGGCAGTATGCGGTTAACAATCGCGTTTCCGATGTGGGTAACGTGGGCTATGCCCTTGATATTCGTCCGCCGTCTCAGCCGCTGGCGCTGGTGTCAGGGTCTCGCGTTCAGTTTAGCGGTAACACCGCGACGCTGCTGCTGGAAGACAGCGCGAAGAATCAGGGGCTGTGGAATCAGGTGATTTCCGTGATTGAGAGCAAAGGCTACCGCATCACTGGTCATCAGGAAGCCAATCAGACGCTGACCACTGACTGGATTGAATGGCCTCGTGGCGATGAAAGCGTGGTGTATCAGGCGCGCTATCAGGTTAACGTTCAGCAGCAGGCCTATCAAAACCAGCTCTCTGTCAGAGTGCTGGAGCTGAAGGCTGATGGCAAATCCGTTTCCGACTCGGCAAATATGCAGCGCTACAGCATCAGTATGCTGAACGCGATTACCGAAGGGTTGGAAAGCCGCCGTAGCGCCAGCAGTACGCAAGGTGCAGTAGCGGGATCCATGGTTGTTCAGGCCGCTACTGATGATACTGGGCTTCCGGTTGCCATTGTCCGCGCGCCTTATTCCACCGTTTGGGAACGCCTGCCTGCGGCACTGGACAAAATGGGCATGAAGGTGAATGACAGCAACCGTCCTCAAGGCACGATTGCGGTAACCTTTAAGTCTTCCAATAGCAACTGGTCTGCATTGAGCGTTCCAAACCCTGACCTGAGTAACGGCGATTACAAGATTCAGGTAGGAGATTTGGATAACCGCAGCAGCCTTCAGTTCAGCACCGATAAAGGTCGCGTGCTGAAAGAGGCGGACAATGCGGCACTCGTGACAATATTGCAGGCAGCGCTCAACCAGAGCGCAGCAGCCGCAAAATAACGAAAAAGGGGCTCACGCCCCTTTTTTATTCCATTCATATGAAATAAAACGGAGAACACTGAAGATGCAAAAGGTCGCCGAGCTTTATCGCGGTAAGGCAAAAACCGTTTATACCACTGAGGATCCCGATTTATTGGTGCTCGAGTTTCGCAACGACACCTCAGCGATGGACGGCGAACGTATTGAACAGTTCGATCGCAAAGGCATGATCAACAACAAGTTCAACTTTTTTATCATGAGCAAGCTGGCAGAAGCCGGTATTCCTACCCAGATGGTAAGCATGCTGTCGGATACGGAAGTGCTGGTGAAGAAGCTTTCCATGGTGCCGGTTGAGTGCGTGATCCGTAACCGCGCAGCGGGCTCACTGGTGCGTCGCCTGGGCGTTGAAGAAGGTCTGGAACTGAATCCTCCCGTATTTGACCTGTTTTTAAAGAATGACGCCATGCACGACCCGATGATTAATGAGTCCTATTGCGCAACGTTTGGCTGGGTGAATGAAACCAATCTGGCGCGGATGAAAGAGCTGACCTATAAGGCGAATCAGGTGCTGAGCAAGCTGTTTGATGACGCAGGTCTGATTCTGGTGGACTTCAAGCTTGAGTTTGGCCTGTTTAAAGGCGAAGTCGTCTTGGGTGACGAATTCTCTCCAGACGGCAGTCGGCTGTGGGACAAAGAGACGCTGAACAAGATGGATAAAGATCGCTTTCGCCAACGCATGGGCGGCCTGATCGAAGCCTATGAAGAGGTAGCACACCGTCTGGGTATTTCTTTGGACTAAATACGCAAACGATTACGTCTTTCTACACCTTTCCAGAGCCGGCGTCAGCCGGCTTTTTTATCGTCCGCGCTTGAGCATTTATCCCAGAGCCATTTTTGACTTTGTCACACACGTTTTTCCTCACGTCGTTTATACTATTGGCAGTTTTGCCAGAAACAGATGGCGATAATTTTAGGCTTGTTAAATTGAGCCAGTGTGAACGAGAGATAACATTATGCGGTGGCAAGGTCGTAGAGAAAGTCAGAACGTAGAGGATCGTCGGCAGCAGTCTGGAGGATTTCCTTCGGGGATGGGCGGCGGCGGTTTTCGACTGCCGAGCGGTAAGGGTGGTCTGGTCTTGCTGGTTGTCGTGCTGGTGGCGGGCTACTACGGTGTCGATCTTACTCCATTGTTGACCGGTGACGGCGCGGCGACCTCCCAGCAGGCTCAGCCAGTGTCAGAAAAAGACAACGAGCTGGCCAAGTTTACGTCAACGGTGCTGGCCTCAACGGAAGACTCCTGGAGCGCTATTTTTAAACAGCAGGGAGCGCAGTATCAAGATCCCAAGCTGGTGCTGTACCGGGGCGCTACCCGCACCGCCTGTGGAACCGGTCAGTCCGTTATGGGGCCGTTCTACTGCCCGGCGGATAAAACGGTCTATATTGACCTCTCTTTCTATCAAGACATGGAGAAAAAGATGCGCGCAGGCGGTGACTTCGCGCAGGCCTACGTTGTGGCTCACGAAGTGGGACACCACGTGCAAAACCTGATGGGTACAGCAGATAAAGTGCGTGCTCTTCAGCAGCAGGCAAAAAGCCAGACTGAAGTTAATCAGCTGTCCGTCCGCCTTGAGCTTCAGGCCGACTGTTACGCTGGCGTTTGGGGACATAGCCTGAAAAATCAGCAGATCCTTGACGTTGGCGATCTGGAAGAGGCGCTCAACGCTGCTCAGGCTATCGGTGACGATCGGTTGCAAAAACAGAGTTCTGGGCAGGTTATTCCCGATAGCTTCACTCACGGCACTTCTCAGCAGCGCTACACGTGGTTTAAGCGTGGTTTTGATACCGGAGACTATCGCCAGTGTGATACTTTTAGCGCAGCTAAACTGTAAGCGAGCTGCATTAGGTGGGCGTGAAGCCTATTTCACGCCCGCTGTCGTTTATATTTGTTACCATAATCATCACAACTTTTATCACAATAAGCAGAGCGTAAATGCCCCATATCGATCCCACGCTGATAGTCCTGCTGGTACTGGCAGGGCTGGGAATCTTAAGCCACAACAATACCGTTACTATCGCCATTTTGACACTGCTGATATTGCGCCTGACGCCGCTGGAAGCCGCCTTTCCTTGGGTGCAGAAGTACGGTTTGACCATTGGTATCACCATTTTGACCATTGCGGTGATGACGCCGCTTGCAAACGGCAAGATGACGCCCGCTATGCTGGCGCAGGTTTTTATTAACTGGAAGTCGCTGGTCGCTATCCTAATAGGTATTCTTGTCGCCTGGCTGGGCGGGCGAGGCGTAACGCTGATGACAAACCAGCCGAGCATTGTCGCAGGGCTTCTGGTGGGGACGATTATCGGTGTAGCGTTCTTCCGGGGTATTCCCGTTGGGCCTTTGATTGCTGCCGGCGTTGTGTCGCTGATAGTGGGTAAAGGCTGACTGAGGATTCTCTAAACACCGGATTAAGAAAGCGTGATAAACGGTAGGACTTATTGCCGCAACCCTTTATAATCCGGTCTAACTCATTGTTATTACAAAGCCTCTATTTATGCACGACATGCACGTCGATCTCTCTCCTCATCTGAATCAGATACGCGACTGCGGTATGCGGCGTTTGCTCGTTTTGAGCGGCGGCGCGGCGTGGCAGCGAATGCAGATTGAATCGCTTATCGCGCAAAGTGAAGGTGACTGGCTGTGGGTGTCGGAAACGGAGCCTGATATCCAAGGCGTCCAGTACCAGAAACCGTCAGGCATTCATCGACTGCTGGGAACAGCGCTGCGCCATGCGGTCATTGATGTGAACAGCGGCTTTCACGCTGAAGCCTTTGCCGTCGTTTCCGGGCTGCTGGCGGCGGGAAGCCTGCTGGTGCTGCAGGTTCCTGAATGGGATGGGTGGTCATCTCTTCCCGATGAAGACAGCCTGCGCTGGAGCGACTGTTCTGAGTCGGTAGCAACGCCTCACTTTATCGAACGCTTTCGCCGGTGCTGCCGTGAAGATGCAGACGTTATGCTGTGGCGGCAGTCAGAGGCGTTTACTCCCTCTCTGTTGCCAAGCGTTAATCGCTGGATAGCTCCAGACGGCCTGCCCACGCCGGACCAGCGGGAACTGCTCTCTCAACTGCTGCGCGCGGAAAAGGGCAACTACGTGCTGCTGGCGGATCGCGGGCGAGGAAAGTCAGCCGTTGCCGGTATGCTGGCCGAGCGCTGGGCAGGGCAGGGGGAATGCTGGCTGACGGCGCCCGCTAAGGTATCGGTTGAAACACTGCTCGAATGGGGGCAGGGGAAGGTTCACTTTTTCTCACCTGACGCACTGCTTGAACGCTGCGGGCAGACGCCTCCGAAAGGCGTTGACTGGCTAATCATTGACGAAGCGGCGGCGATCCCCGCCCCGCTGCTTTATCGGCTGGCGTCGCTTTTTCCCCGAGTGCTTTTTACGACCACTGTGCAGGGCTATGAAGGAAGCGGTCGAGGGTTTTTATTAAAGTTTTGCGCCAACCTGAGTGATTTACACCTGCTGCATTTGAGACAGCCGATCCGCTGGGCGCAGGGAGATCCGTTAGAGCGCTTCACTCGGCGGTTTTTGCTGATGGATGCGGAAGACTCTCTTAGCAGCACATCTAGCAGGAGCTACCGTATAGATAGTCTGAGTCGTCAACAGCTGGTTGAAAACGAAGCGCTGCTTGAACAGTTCTATGGTCTGCTTACC
This DNA window, taken from Leminorella richardii, encodes the following:
- a CDS encoding DKNYY family protein codes for the protein MPIPYKALLLAAMLSLFTVPSIACSLGPDPAYHYQKKGSGVIYVKVFQDRQTLLSRLPEVKYKRLRRIDDLSIQKDEWDTETDSLADLTTDNAIGTGRGDVDIYSYHTDGRYVVWAGKIVRNPKGKPKVDATSFRAFGRFGIDKDSLYFDGVRTDDNIGEKRVDIASLERANGSEKEYMPFAEFNTELLKDRNSLYLNGRWLGSAAGFAIVGKKGWSPRGKFDPEQRNHCGFIDSRSFDVIVRTDRLVIVNSTPIDADPETFQIVRWIPDSLLVYRDKNGVKRYTFGWPDEGPFAKEYCRYTFNLLEDRVTWRSRGSQNGYPVVEQEPCQTETIPDLDPELFHPISDTVAQYKDRLYVVNTTEFGERRLDVITLDDPNLIVDKRFNAGKNHGYLLTEWRRGSAQTGFEMFESSGPLVMLNDGGNKRLFEGGWYARDDRYVYIFNGFQLYRYETADPAAARVFEADSYCGSEKCAYLATVEGVYNNSGVLIPLGQ
- the arsC gene encoding arsenate reductase (glutaredoxin) (This arsenate reductase requires both glutathione and glutaredoxin to convert arsenate to arsenite, after which the efflux transporter formed by ArsA and ArsB can extrude the arsenite from the cell, providing resistance.), encoding MSNSSNAKNVTIYHNPRCGTSRTTLALLEERGITPDVNLYMDTPPDAATLQDLLVKLGFSSAQQLIRTKEDLYKEMKLADASEQALIDAMIQHPKLIERPIVIVGNKARLGRPPENVLDIL
- a CDS encoding tetratricopeptide repeat protein, whose product is MSTSFRKSLFATLLGSALLCGSMAASAANAPTDLPDIGTTAGGTLSINQELQMGDFYLRQLRAGAPLIYDPLLTNYVNGLGMKLVSKADSVRTPFHFYLIQNNEINAFAFFGGNVVLHSSLFKETDNESQLASVMAHEISHVTQRHLARAMEEQQRNAPLTWVGALGSILLTMANPQAGMAALSTTIAGTQQGMISFTQSNEQEADRIGIRVLQRAGFDPMGMPDFMQKLADKYRYASRPPEMLLTHPMPDSRMSDTRSRASQMGQKSVPSSQDYLFAKMRVMGMYGGADGLNQYLLDDYKKGNAREQLAGRYGQAVMDYKSQRYDAARTTIQSLLSAQPNNPWFLDLATDIDLEQNRAPAAVSRLEQAIKSQPNNSVLQVNLGNAYIASGQPAKAATLLYRYTYSHSDDPNGWELLAKACAGQGLRDEELAARAESMALIGRLDQAIEMLSTASASVSTGSLKQARYDARIDQLRQMQQRFKQYSRQ
- the bcp gene encoding thioredoxin-dependent thiol peroxidase; translated protein: MNPLKAGDIAPEFTLPDQDGEDISLSDFQGQRVLIYFYPKAMTPGCTVQACGLRDNMDEFKKLGVDVLGISTDKPEKLSRFVERDLLNFTLLSDEEHKVCELFGVWGEKSFMGKTYDGIHRISFLVGTDGKIEKVFDDFKTSNHQDVVLNYLNGKG
- a CDS encoding glycine cleavage system transcriptional repressor; its protein translation is MPQQSEHYLVITALGTDRPGIVNTITRHVSSCGCNIEDSRLALLGEEFTFIMLLSGSWNAMSLLESTLVQKGVELDLLIVMKRTTQHLRPPMPVTMWVKVEVKDSPHIIERFTNLFDSAQTNIAELISRTSMSEETNTPMLGIEMTLHSALTGHHDVLEQNFNRLCAELNAQGSINIVINPQHEQKDGNS
- the bamC gene encoding outer membrane protein assembly factor BamC; the protein is MVHSLQKAAGVSLVMLLAACSNDQSYKHQINGNEDYLKAPELRELRAPAGMVLPMSNGQYAVNNRVSDVGNVGYALDIRPPSQPLALVSGSRVQFSGNTATLLLEDSAKNQGLWNQVISVIESKGYRITGHQEANQTLTTDWIEWPRGDESVVYQARYQVNVQQQAYQNQLSVRVLELKADGKSVSDSANMQRYSISMLNAITEGLESRRSASSTQGAVAGSMVVQAATDDTGLPVAIVRAPYSTVWERLPAALDKMGMKVNDSNRPQGTIAVTFKSSNSNWSALSVPNPDLSNGDYKIQVGDLDNRSSLQFSTDKGRVLKEADNAALVTILQAALNQSAAAAK
- the purC gene encoding phosphoribosylaminoimidazolesuccinocarboxamide synthase, whose protein sequence is MQKVAELYRGKAKTVYTTEDPDLLVLEFRNDTSAMDGERIEQFDRKGMINNKFNFFIMSKLAEAGIPTQMVSMLSDTEVLVKKLSMVPVECVIRNRAAGSLVRRLGVEEGLELNPPVFDLFLKNDAMHDPMINESYCATFGWVNETNLARMKELTYKANQVLSKLFDDAGLILVDFKLEFGLFKGEVVLGDEFSPDGSRLWDKETLNKMDKDRFRQRMGGLIEAYEEVAHRLGISLD